A portion of the Candidatus Hydrogenedentota bacterium genome contains these proteins:
- a CDS encoding glycosyltransferase family 39 protein produces MMDPENDIATTCAGDTENGRNRFSAFSGLALAAIVLLAVGLRAYNLDAQSVWYDECQSISRLNEPGLIAFLRAERSQDWYMVPLYFVLQYAWAHTVGDSATAIRWLGILFGVASIPLLYATGRFLFGRAAGLTAALCMALSPAHLFLAQEIRPYALMNLLVLVSAGAFLQALRKGGRRWWMLHLGANFLLIWTHLFGAFFIMAQGAYLLARRNGKRKAAAWAAAHVLLLLPTVFWVLSVNRSFAGKEEAPAAWRIVGNAFGDCMPRNSPAYMPEDRPWENAPPAWTRPLRAAFPWFDHALFLFFTTSLLWFLGKQILRHKRSDGAFLLYWLFLPCLCLFFVARLWRPDAFAARYTSYCPLALYLIVGAFLAGLPRRTWRVAAIALLVVLYGHRLTLALASPQRTDWLAARKWILESGAPAQPIIVYPPGYHFECIYNWRPERRSVSYAAHLEHLCDWTEKTLSREPSAWIACVGLAGTDELAARFERYLAARTIPHETKGYWAFQLPYLIVYRLFPPEKPATADAIASAIRAATEEFDAEQARLKAARDARAEGLALLRAGSHEAGWEAFDKAFATLSWDEEAYVALAMSVQKAKQGYPRLVSAARAYAETHPNDPRPHADLGFALAAEGDDAGAEAAFRKAIERDPANQPAACRALLELLRRRKDTRGSLDVAMAAARNMPSESVFASQAVLLALELEDWDTATAAYELLLNARRSDPFAFEQLARALMTKKRDPRQVIELARRTIAVAPKQAGAHAALGTALMETGLRDEAFDAFWKAAACDPEIDPAIHRYLADIAWERNDYAAAAKAAARGLRHAQGDAALASRLAQALCKQGKWKDARALVEKETSPETAPILFGIVANALLWEKKDFTGGIAFTRAYLERFPNDAGAQAILGMALRHENDMEGALAALRKAIELAPGASPWTYGNLALVLLERADAAGAVEAARQGIALLPTDSFLYDVLAQALCRMGEHTEAVEAARKAVELNPRIGSPPWTLAMALLGAGRQAEAITAAKQAFDLDGGLADTYRTLFTLAFEKPDPAAARQEMRRLRRANIAMPHELMKAVERLPRDISTGR; encoded by the coding sequence ATGATGGATCCGGAAAACGACATCGCAACGACATGTGCGGGCGATACGGAAAACGGGCGAAACCGCTTTTCCGCCTTTTCCGGTCTTGCGCTGGCGGCGATCGTGCTTCTGGCCGTTGGGCTGCGTGCATACAATCTCGACGCGCAATCGGTCTGGTATGACGAATGCCAGAGTATAAGCCGCCTGAATGAACCGGGGCTGATTGCTTTTCTCCGCGCGGAGCGCAGCCAGGACTGGTACATGGTCCCGCTGTATTTCGTTCTGCAATACGCATGGGCGCACACCGTGGGGGATTCGGCAACCGCCATCCGGTGGCTTGGCATTCTGTTCGGCGTGGCGTCCATACCTTTGCTGTATGCGACGGGGCGATTTTTATTTGGCCGGGCGGCGGGTCTGACGGCCGCGTTGTGCATGGCGCTTTCGCCGGCCCACCTGTTTCTCGCGCAGGAAATCCGGCCCTATGCCCTCATGAACCTGTTAGTGCTGGTTTCGGCGGGGGCTTTCCTTCAGGCGCTTCGAAAGGGCGGCCGCCGGTGGTGGATGTTGCATCTGGGCGCGAACTTCCTGCTGATCTGGACCCATCTGTTCGGGGCCTTTTTCATCATGGCGCAGGGCGCGTATCTGTTGGCGCGGCGGAACGGCAAACGCAAGGCGGCGGCATGGGCGGCCGCGCATGTCCTGCTGCTGCTGCCGACCGTATTTTGGGTGCTTTCCGTCAATCGTTCCTTCGCGGGGAAGGAAGAGGCGCCCGCTGCATGGCGCATTGTCGGCAATGCCTTCGGCGACTGCATGCCGCGCAATTCGCCCGCTTACATGCCGGAAGACCGCCCATGGGAAAACGCGCCGCCCGCATGGACGCGGCCCTTGCGCGCGGCGTTTCCCTGGTTCGACCATGCCCTGTTTCTCTTTTTCACGACAAGCCTCCTTTGGTTTTTGGGGAAACAGATCCTTCGACACAAACGATCCGACGGGGCCTTTCTGCTGTATTGGCTGTTTTTACCGTGCCTTTGCCTCTTTTTTGTCGCGCGATTATGGCGGCCGGACGCGTTTGCCGCGCGCTACACATCGTACTGTCCGCTTGCCCTGTACCTGATCGTGGGCGCGTTCCTGGCTGGTCTCCCGCGCCGGACATGGCGCGTGGCGGCCATCGCGCTGCTTGTCGTCCTGTACGGGCATCGCCTGACGCTGGCGCTGGCTTCGCCGCAACGGACCGATTGGCTGGCGGCCCGAAAATGGATTCTCGAATCCGGCGCCCCGGCTCAGCCCATCATCGTGTATCCCCCCGGATACCATTTTGAATGCATTTACAATTGGCGTCCCGAACGCCGTTCCGTGTCTTATGCGGCCCATCTCGAACATTTGTGCGACTGGACCGAAAAGACGCTTTCGCGGGAACCGTCCGCATGGATCGCGTGCGTGGGGCTGGCCGGAACGGATGAACTGGCGGCGCGGTTCGAACGGTATCTGGCGGCGCGGACCATTCCCCATGAAACAAAGGGGTATTGGGCGTTTCAACTGCCCTATCTGATCGTTTATCGCCTCTTTCCGCCGGAAAAACCCGCCACGGCCGATGCAATCGCCTCGGCAATCCGCGCGGCTACCGAAGAATTCGATGCCGAACAGGCGCGATTGAAGGCGGCGCGCGACGCGCGCGCGGAAGGCTTGGCCTTGTTGCGCGCGGGTTCGCATGAAGCCGGCTGGGAGGCGTTCGACAAGGCCTTCGCGACCCTGTCGTGGGACGAGGAGGCCTACGTCGCGCTTGCGATGAGCGTCCAGAAGGCGAAACAAGGCTACCCGCGTCTCGTGTCCGCGGCCCGCGCGTATGCGGAAACGCATCCAAACGATCCGCGCCCGCACGCCGACCTCGGATTTGCGCTTGCCGCCGAAGGCGACGACGCCGGGGCGGAAGCTGCCTTTCGCAAGGCGATCGAACGCGATCCGGCGAACCAGCCCGCGGCCTGTCGCGCCTTGCTGGAACTCCTCCGCCGTCGCAAAGACACACGGGGATCGCTCGACGTGGCGATGGCGGCGGCGCGGAACATGCCGTCGGAATCCGTCTTCGCATCGCAAGCCGTCCTGCTGGCGTTGGAGTTGGAGGATTGGGACACAGCCACCGCCGCCTACGAATTGCTGTTGAATGCGCGGCGGAGCGATCCCTTCGCATTCGAACAACTGGCGCGGGCCCTGATGACAAAGAAACGGGACCCGCGACAGGTTATCGAACTGGCCCGGCGCACGATTGCCGTCGCGCCGAAACAGGCGGGCGCCCATGCCGCGCTGGGGACCGCGCTTATGGAAACCGGTTTGCGCGACGAGGCTTTCGACGCGTTCTGGAAGGCGGCCGCATGCGACCCGGAAATCGATCCCGCCATCCATCGTTACCTGGCGGATATCGCGTGGGAACGGAACGATTACGCGGCCGCCGCCAAGGCCGCCGCGAGGGGTTTGCGGCACGCCCAAGGCGATGCGGCGCTTGCCTCGCGGCTGGCCCAGGCGCTGTGCAAGCAGGGCAAGTGGAAGGACGCGCGGGCGCTTGTCGAAAAGGAAACGTCGCCGGAGACGGCCCCGATTCTCTTCGGCATCGTCGCCAACGCCCTGCTTTGGGAAAAAAAGGATTTTACAGGCGGAATCGCCTTCACGCGGGCTTATCTGGAGCGTTTTCCAAACGACGCGGGCGCGCAGGCGATCCTGGGCATGGCCTTGCGCCATGAAAACGACATGGAAGGCGCACTGGCGGCTTTGCGGAAGGCTATCGAATTGGCGCCCGGCGCCTCGCCGTGGACCTACGGGAACTTGGCGCTGGTTCTGCTCGAACGCGCCGATGCGGCGGGGGCTGTCGAAGCCGCCCGGCAGGGCATCGCGCTTCTTCCGACGGACTCGTTCCTCTACGATGTGCTGGCGCAGGCCCTGTGCCGCATGGGTGAGCATACCGAAGCCGTCGAGGCCGCCCGCAAAGCCGTCGAACTGAATCCCCGGATCGGAAGTCCGCCGTGGACGCTGGCCATGGCGCTGCTCGGCGCGGGACGGCAGGCCGAAGCCATTACCGCGGCGAAGCAGGCGTTCGACCTCGATGGCGGACTTGCGGACACCTACCGAACCCTGTTCACTCTTGCGTTTGAAAAACCCGACCCCGCCGCCGCCCGGCAAGAAATGCGGCGGTTACGGCGCGCAAACATCGCAATGCCCCACGAACTCATGAAAGCGGTCGAAAGGCTGCCGCGGGATATTTCCACGGGGCGATAA